One part of the Mycobacterium marinum genome encodes these proteins:
- a CDS encoding SDR family NAD(P)-dependent oxidoreductase yields MFKLNSGTNTSDLAGRVVAITGAGSGIGRELALLCAQRGADLALCDINDTAVADTAQTARGFGHDVITRRVDVSDPEQMTAFADATLGHFGGVDLLVNNAGVGLIGGFLDTSRKDWDWLVSINVMGVVHGCEAFLPAMIESGRGGHVVNLSSAAGLLANPALSAYSATKFAVLGLSEALRIELEPHRIGVTAICPGVINTAITKASPIRGAGDTEGRRQRLTVTYQRRGYTPARAARNILRAVERNKAVAPVAAEAHVMYALSRIVPPLARWVSAQMAKAAK; encoded by the coding sequence ATGTTCAAACTCAACTCAGGAACCAACACCTCAGATCTCGCTGGCCGAGTGGTGGCGATAACCGGTGCCGGCAGCGGCATCGGCCGCGAACTGGCCCTGCTGTGCGCGCAACGCGGAGCCGATCTCGCGCTCTGCGACATCAACGACACCGCGGTGGCCGATACCGCACAAACCGCCCGCGGGTTCGGACATGACGTCATCACCCGCCGGGTGGACGTGTCCGATCCCGAGCAGATGACCGCCTTCGCCGACGCCACCCTCGGCCACTTCGGCGGGGTGGACCTCCTGGTCAACAATGCCGGAGTTGGCCTCATCGGGGGGTTCCTGGACACCAGCCGTAAAGACTGGGACTGGCTGGTATCGATCAACGTGATGGGTGTCGTCCATGGCTGTGAGGCCTTTCTCCCGGCCATGATCGAGTCCGGTCGGGGCGGACACGTCGTCAACCTTTCCTCGGCCGCGGGTCTGCTTGCCAATCCCGCACTCTCGGCGTACAGCGCAACGAAGTTCGCCGTGTTGGGGCTATCGGAGGCGTTGCGTATCGAGCTCGAGCCCCACCGCATCGGCGTCACCGCGATCTGCCCCGGCGTCATCAACACCGCAATCACCAAGGCCAGCCCGATCCGCGGCGCCGGCGACACCGAGGGGCGCCGGCAGCGCCTGACCGTGACGTATCAGAGGCGCGGATACACGCCCGCGCGTGCGGCCCGCAACATCTTGCGAGCGGTCGAGCGCAACAAGGCGGTCGCGCCGGTCGCCGCCGAGGCGCACGTCATGTACGCGTTGTCACGCATCGTGCCACCGCTGGCCCGCTGGGTGTCCGCACAGATGGCGAAGGCCGCGAAATGA
- a CDS encoding PucR family transcriptional regulator, translating into MELQWPPACDAEAQRVWRRVLVPLAAEMGTQAADLAQRAVARMQAEVPQLFPDEQTVKENLVSTEASLRQLAQVIEAGADPRQVELPPSTQAIARAAVPRQVALADLLRFYRLAQELVWQWMFGRITADSRDAAEQAKAVELATGWIFGYVDAALMRAERAYDVEREAWLRGATVARASAIDDIVAARERDPQRASKRLRYDVSTQHLAVIAWIDRLPEDGDAQPLLGRVVADLARATAAQSTLVHTLGSLAVAGWMSGRGSLTVRDAQVGVAGAPAGVRLALGDPARGLKGFRRSYLEATYAHRVASLMGRRADAVTLYRSVAVAALASADRDHAVFFATRVLGGLAAADEDTYRIATTLAVFLAENRSRTRAAKRLNVHPNTVSYRVNQAEAILGRAVDADVLELSVALALLPVLPGLAQGRSGEL; encoded by the coding sequence ATGGAGCTACAGTGGCCGCCGGCGTGCGATGCCGAGGCGCAGCGGGTCTGGCGGCGGGTTCTGGTGCCGCTCGCGGCCGAGATGGGTACTCAGGCCGCCGACTTGGCCCAGCGCGCGGTCGCCCGGATGCAAGCCGAAGTGCCGCAATTGTTCCCCGACGAACAGACCGTCAAAGAGAACCTGGTCAGCACCGAAGCCAGCCTTCGCCAGCTGGCCCAGGTGATCGAGGCCGGCGCCGACCCGCGCCAAGTGGAGTTGCCGCCGTCGACCCAGGCCATCGCGCGCGCGGCGGTGCCGCGCCAAGTTGCGCTGGCGGACTTGTTGCGGTTTTACCGGCTGGCTCAGGAGCTGGTGTGGCAGTGGATGTTCGGCCGCATTACCGCCGATTCCCGAGACGCTGCCGAGCAGGCGAAAGCGGTGGAGCTGGCTACGGGATGGATCTTCGGCTACGTCGACGCGGCGTTGATGCGCGCCGAGCGGGCCTATGACGTCGAGCGAGAGGCCTGGCTGCGGGGGGCGACCGTCGCGCGCGCCAGCGCGATCGACGACATCGTCGCCGCGCGCGAGCGCGACCCGCAACGGGCATCAAAGCGGTTGCGCTATGACGTCAGCACCCAGCACCTCGCGGTCATCGCCTGGATCGATAGGTTGCCCGAGGACGGCGATGCTCAGCCGCTGCTGGGCCGGGTGGTCGCCGACCTGGCGCGCGCCACCGCCGCGCAGAGCACGCTGGTGCACACGCTGGGATCGCTGGCGGTCGCCGGATGGATGAGCGGTCGAGGCTCCCTGACCGTGCGTGACGCCCAAGTCGGTGTCGCCGGGGCCCCGGCAGGCGTACGGCTGGCCCTTGGCGATCCGGCGCGGGGACTCAAGGGGTTTAGGCGCAGCTATCTCGAGGCGACGTATGCGCATCGCGTCGCGTCGCTGATGGGGCGACGCGCTGACGCCGTGACGCTGTACCGCAGCGTCGCGGTTGCCGCCCTGGCCAGTGCGGATCGCGACCACGCCGTCTTTTTCGCCACCCGGGTCCTGGGCGGGCTGGCGGCCGCCGACGAAGACACCTATCGGATCGCCACAACCCTGGCGGTTTTTCTGGCCGAAAATCGCAGCCGAACGCGGGCGGCCAAGCGACTCAACGTGCACCCCAACACCGTCAGCTACCGGGTGAATCAAGCCGAGGCGATCCTGGGCCGTGCCGTGGACGCCGACGTCCTCGAGCTGTCGGTGGCGCTGGCGTTGTTGCCGGTGCTGCCCGGGCTGGCGCAGGGCCGCTCCGGGGAATTGTGA
- a CDS encoding 2,4'-dihydroxyacetophenone dioxygenase family protein: MQTLQELDVNYMSGIDNPWIPFTPLTDQVFLKYWKVDPVRAEIIVSMKFPAGLELPPHYHTGIVVGHTVSGAWRYQENNWISRAGDTVYEVAGSSHTPESLEDTEVFFFLVGELLFLDADNKILWQENHKTSIERYTSYCAANGIASRDLTSWGG; the protein is encoded by the coding sequence ATGCAGACCCTGCAAGAACTCGACGTCAACTACATGAGCGGCATCGACAACCCATGGATTCCGTTCACCCCGCTCACCGACCAGGTCTTCCTGAAGTACTGGAAGGTCGATCCGGTGCGCGCCGAAATCATCGTGTCGATGAAATTTCCTGCCGGACTGGAACTTCCACCGCACTACCACACCGGCATCGTGGTAGGCCACACCGTGAGCGGGGCGTGGCGGTACCAGGAGAACAACTGGATTTCCCGCGCGGGCGACACCGTCTACGAGGTGGCCGGCTCATCGCACACCCCGGAAAGCCTGGAAGACACCGAGGTGTTCTTCTTCCTGGTCGGCGAGCTGCTTTTTCTCGACGCAGACAACAAGATCCTGTGGCAGGAAAACCACAAGACCTCCATCGAGCGGTACACCAGCTACTGCGCCGCCAACGGGATCGCCTCGCGTGATCTGACCAGCTGGGGTGGGTGA
- a CDS encoding DUF1330 domain-containing protein, with protein sequence MTAIEPNENQLATLMAAAADLDTPVVMINLLQFKPDGVANYQRYAKEVMPFLEAVGATIEYAGEASHVVAGDIDRPFWDAIVVVRYPSRAAFVSMVTNPGYHENAHVHRAAALQSTHLVATDPWVQI encoded by the coding sequence ATGACCGCCATCGAACCCAACGAGAACCAGCTAGCCACCCTGATGGCGGCAGCCGCCGATCTCGACACCCCCGTGGTCATGATCAACCTGCTGCAGTTCAAACCGGACGGGGTAGCCAACTATCAGCGCTACGCCAAAGAGGTCATGCCGTTTCTGGAAGCGGTGGGCGCCACCATCGAGTACGCGGGCGAAGCCAGCCACGTTGTCGCCGGCGATATCGACCGCCCCTTCTGGGACGCCATCGTCGTGGTGCGCTACCCGTCGCGGGCGGCGTTCGTGTCCATGGTGACCAACCCGGGCTATCACGAGAACGCGCACGTGCACCGCGCGGCGGCATTGCAGAGCACGCATCTGGTGGCCACCGACCCGTGGGTGCAAATCTGA
- a CDS encoding MFS transporter, whose amino-acid sequence MTTNGRAIRGGLADAVGGPARMRVIVLLALVVGLEGASNGTIGALAVALKQAFGITNLQVGLLVTASTAIGIVVMLVSGTLADRVNRTRVLWITVLIWSVAMALGGISAGYGWLLASRVALGVVVAVGGPVVASLMGDFFAQHERGRIYGFVLAGEGICTALGVLVSGWLAAITWRLSFLWLAVAGLLLTLALARTVPEPPRGGDTFGASAGSDRRDCANDTLAAAVVAQRVSAHPHLVLQESPEGRSLRWAVGYVLKIRTNVALIVASAFGYFFYTGLGTFAVALLRSRFRISQTLAISLIAIIGVGALIGTLCAGRLADWLIGRGYLGARLGVAGSAFLVAGGFFVPALLTDNVVIAVVAAFLAAIGLGGVNPPLDAARLDIMHSRLWGRAEAIRTTLRSGFTAAAPLVFALVSMQLAPQRRAPGQVATASTGLTQTFLIMLTALFLAGTLILTVARRSYPRDVATALASEEATERHRRSQQGAKAAVLDPADRPEPLPRLRVAE is encoded by the coding sequence ATGACCACCAACGGTCGCGCCATCAGGGGCGGGCTTGCCGATGCAGTCGGCGGTCCGGCCCGGATGCGGGTGATCGTGCTGCTGGCCTTGGTGGTCGGGTTGGAAGGCGCCAGCAACGGCACCATCGGCGCCCTCGCCGTGGCCTTGAAACAGGCCTTCGGGATCACCAACTTGCAGGTCGGCCTGCTGGTAACGGCGTCGACCGCGATCGGGATCGTCGTCATGCTGGTGTCGGGGACGCTGGCCGACCGGGTCAACCGCACCCGCGTGCTGTGGATCACCGTCTTGATCTGGTCGGTGGCCATGGCCCTCGGCGGTATCAGCGCCGGGTACGGCTGGCTGCTGGCCAGCCGGGTCGCACTCGGGGTGGTCGTGGCGGTTGGCGGCCCGGTTGTCGCGTCCCTGATGGGCGATTTCTTCGCTCAGCATGAGCGGGGGCGAATCTACGGCTTCGTCTTGGCGGGTGAGGGAATCTGCACCGCGCTGGGGGTGCTGGTTTCGGGCTGGTTGGCCGCCATCACATGGCGGTTGAGTTTCCTGTGGCTGGCGGTGGCCGGATTGCTGCTCACGCTCGCCTTGGCCAGGACGGTGCCCGAACCCCCGCGTGGCGGCGACACATTCGGCGCGAGTGCGGGCAGCGATCGTCGGGACTGCGCGAACGACACCCTGGCGGCAGCGGTGGTCGCCCAACGCGTCAGCGCGCACCCACACCTCGTTCTGCAGGAGAGCCCGGAAGGCCGGTCCCTGCGCTGGGCGGTGGGCTATGTACTGAAAATTCGGACCAACGTGGCCCTGATAGTCGCGTCGGCGTTCGGATACTTCTTCTACACGGGGCTGGGCACCTTCGCGGTCGCGCTGCTGCGCAGCCGATTCCGGATCAGCCAGACACTGGCGATTTCGTTGATCGCGATCATCGGAGTGGGCGCGCTGATCGGAACGCTGTGTGCCGGGCGCCTCGCGGATTGGTTGATCGGCCGCGGTTACCTCGGCGCCCGGTTGGGCGTCGCCGGCTCGGCATTTCTGGTTGCGGGCGGGTTCTTCGTACCCGCGCTGCTCACCGATAACGTCGTCATCGCCGTGGTGGCGGCCTTCCTCGCGGCGATCGGGCTGGGCGGGGTCAATCCGCCACTGGACGCGGCGCGACTGGACATCATGCACTCCAGGTTGTGGGGGAGGGCCGAGGCGATCCGCACCACCCTACGGTCCGGCTTCACGGCGGCAGCCCCGCTGGTTTTCGCCCTGGTATCCATGCAGTTGGCGCCGCAGCGGCGCGCGCCCGGCCAGGTGGCAACCGCATCGACCGGGCTGACGCAGACGTTTCTGATCATGCTCACCGCGCTGTTCCTGGCGGGCACCCTGATCCTGACGGTGGCCCGGCGCAGCTACCCGCGTGACGTGGCTACCGCGCTGGCCTCCGAGGAGGCTACCGAGCGGCATCGGCGCTCGCAGCAGGGCGCTAAGGCCGCGGTGCTCGACCCCGCCGATCGGCCGGAGCCACTTCCGCGACTGCGCGTAGCGGAATAA
- a CDS encoding molybdopterin-dependent oxidoreductase has product MATVDDDRHLHTCPLCEAMCGLEIRVANGPSGGRVVGIRGNRDDVWSRGHICPKGASLGALHDDPDRIRHPMIKVDGQWHEVSWDAAFRRCTELLAPVIDTYGIGAVTAYTGNPLAHSFSLARYAGVLLGMSGMPVTYSPGTVDQWPKNLSSHLMYGGWWTFPVPDIERTDLLVIMGANPAASQGSLLAAPDVMGLIDAIRQRGKVIVIDPVRTVTAARADEWLPIVPGTDAALLLAVAHTLFDEDLVNPGPHVDGVDTMRRVAADWPPARVSAVTGIEEERIRRLARELAGTHKSVVYGRIGLCNQEFGSLASWLVDVINILTGHFDTPGGAMFPRPAAWSITTQPLPGLEGGVAEFGRWHTRVRGAKEVLGQAPVSCLAEEIATPGDGQLRALITIAGNPVLSTPGGDKLDEALSSLEAMISVDLWLNETTRHADVILPGLSPLEQPHHDDLVLQFAIRSFAKYSAQVFDPGDRPHEWEILIRLTGLCTGTPAEDVDVAAIDDGFFDYLAFTKGFDGAAIRKRYEHDGWAGGPERILDLTLRTGPFGDRYGQKPGGLTLDMLKANPNGIDFGPMVSQLPDILGTPEKKIRLAPQYLLDDLPRLASRMDRPAEQLVLVNRRHLRSNNSWLHNVPALMKGKDRCTLLMHPDDAARNGITDNDTVTVRSSAGEITVPVELTSAIKPGVVSMPHGWGHGKPGTRLAVANSAPGVNTNVLSPPTLLDEPSGNGVLNGIPVTVS; this is encoded by the coding sequence ATGGCCACGGTCGATGATGACAGGCACCTGCACACGTGCCCGCTTTGTGAAGCCATGTGCGGCTTGGAGATTCGGGTAGCCAACGGCCCGTCCGGCGGTCGGGTGGTCGGCATCCGGGGCAACCGCGACGACGTGTGGAGCCGCGGACACATCTGCCCCAAAGGCGCGTCGTTGGGCGCCTTGCATGACGACCCGGACCGCATCCGGCACCCGATGATCAAGGTCGACGGACAATGGCACGAGGTGAGCTGGGACGCGGCATTTCGCCGCTGCACCGAATTGCTGGCCCCGGTGATCGACACCTACGGCATCGGCGCGGTCACCGCCTACACCGGTAATCCATTGGCGCACTCTTTCTCCCTGGCTCGCTATGCCGGTGTGCTGCTGGGCATGTCCGGCATGCCGGTCACCTATTCGCCGGGCACGGTCGACCAGTGGCCGAAAAACCTCTCGTCGCACCTGATGTACGGGGGCTGGTGGACGTTTCCGGTACCCGACATCGAACGCACCGACCTCCTGGTCATCATGGGCGCCAACCCCGCCGCATCCCAGGGCTCGCTGCTGGCCGCGCCCGACGTAATGGGCCTGATCGACGCGATTCGTCAACGAGGCAAGGTCATCGTGATCGACCCGGTCCGCACGGTCACCGCCGCGCGTGCCGATGAGTGGCTGCCCATCGTGCCCGGCACCGATGCGGCGCTGCTACTGGCGGTCGCACACACGCTGTTTGACGAGGACCTGGTCAACCCGGGGCCCCATGTCGACGGCGTCGACACGATGCGTCGGGTTGCCGCGGACTGGCCGCCGGCCCGGGTGAGCGCGGTCACGGGCATCGAGGAGGAGCGCATCCGGCGGCTGGCTCGCGAGCTCGCCGGTACCCACAAGTCGGTGGTATACGGCCGAATCGGCCTGTGCAATCAGGAGTTCGGCAGTCTAGCGAGCTGGCTGGTCGACGTGATCAACATCTTGACTGGCCACTTCGACACCCCCGGCGGCGCCATGTTCCCCCGGCCCGCTGCCTGGTCTATCACCACGCAACCATTGCCGGGTCTAGAAGGTGGCGTCGCCGAATTCGGTCGCTGGCATACCCGGGTGCGCGGTGCGAAGGAAGTCCTGGGCCAGGCGCCGGTGTCCTGTCTAGCCGAAGAGATCGCCACCCCGGGAGATGGGCAGCTCCGGGCGCTCATCACGATCGCCGGCAACCCGGTGCTGTCCACACCCGGCGGTGACAAGCTCGACGAAGCGCTGTCTTCGCTGGAAGCGATGATCTCCGTTGACCTTTGGCTCAATGAGACGACGCGGCACGCGGATGTGATTCTGCCCGGGCTGTCGCCGCTCGAACAGCCCCATCACGATGATCTGGTGCTGCAATTCGCGATCCGCAGCTTTGCGAAGTACTCCGCGCAGGTCTTCGATCCGGGCGATCGCCCGCACGAGTGGGAGATCCTGATTCGGCTGACCGGGCTGTGCACCGGCACGCCGGCCGAGGACGTCGACGTCGCCGCGATCGATGACGGATTCTTTGATTATCTGGCTTTTACCAAGGGATTTGACGGTGCGGCGATCCGTAAACGCTACGAGCATGACGGCTGGGCGGGCGGGCCAGAGCGGATTTTGGATCTGACATTGCGGACCGGTCCGTTCGGCGATCGCTACGGCCAGAAGCCCGGCGGACTGACGCTGGACATGCTCAAGGCCAATCCGAACGGCATCGACTTCGGACCCATGGTGTCGCAGTTACCGGACATTTTGGGGACCCCGGAGAAAAAGATCCGGCTGGCCCCGCAATACCTCCTGGACGATCTGCCCCGGCTGGCATCCAGAATGGATCGGCCGGCCGAGCAGTTGGTCCTGGTCAATCGCAGACACCTGCGATCGAACAACTCCTGGCTGCACAACGTGCCGGCGCTGATGAAGGGCAAGGATCGCTGCACGCTGCTGATGCATCCGGACGACGCAGCCCGCAACGGCATCACCGACAACGACACCGTGACGGTGAGATCGTCGGCCGGCGAGATCACGGTGCCCGTCGAACTCACCTCGGCGATCAAACCGGGCGTGGTCTCGATGCCCCACGGTTGGGGGCACGGCAAACCGGGCACCCGGCTGGCGGTGGCCAACAGCGCACCTGGAGTCAACACCAACGTGCTGTCCCCGCCCACCTTGCTCGACGAGCCCTCTGGCAACGGTGTCCTCAACGGCATCCCGGTGACCGTGAGCTGA
- a CDS encoding serine/threonine-protein kinase has protein sequence MPLAAGSTFAGYTIVRQLGTGGMGEVYLAQHPRLPRQDALKVLRPEVSADHEYRQRFHREADAAAALWHPHIVAVHDRGETDGQLWIDMDYVDGTDAVTLLRDRYPNGMPGSEVSEIITAVAEALDYAHDHKLLHRDVKPANILIAAPASQAKRIMLADFGIAGWVGEASGLTATNMTVGTVSYAPPEQLMGHDLDGKADQYALAATAYHLLTGSPPFQHSNPAVVISQHLSAAPPAIGQRLPALAELDPVFAKALAKDPKDRYQRCIDFARALSHRLGGVGDPDDTRISRPVAVAVPAAKKSLARASVIVPAVLAILLVVAIAVALREFERADDERVAPPAATSSSRPSPTAAKTSTTTATTTAPTSTSTSTAAATTESVTPAPVVVIGAMCSPLGSTGTTKTGATAYCSTLQGTNTTIWSLTEGTVASPTVSATPDPTEPPLPIDQDSPIRICMQQTGQTRHECREDIRRSNGY, from the coding sequence ATGCCGCTCGCCGCAGGTTCGACGTTCGCCGGCTACACCATCGTCCGACAGCTGGGTACCGGCGGGATGGGCGAGGTCTATCTGGCCCAGCATCCCCGATTGCCCCGGCAAGACGCGCTCAAAGTCCTTCGGCCCGAGGTGTCCGCAGACCACGAGTACCGCCAACGCTTCCACCGCGAGGCCGATGCCGCCGCAGCCCTGTGGCATCCGCACATCGTTGCCGTGCATGATCGCGGGGAAACCGACGGCCAGCTGTGGATCGACATGGACTACGTCGACGGCACCGATGCTGTGACGCTGCTTCGCGATCGGTACCCCAACGGGATGCCCGGCTCGGAGGTCAGCGAGATCATCACCGCGGTGGCCGAGGCGCTCGACTACGCGCACGACCACAAGCTGCTGCACCGCGACGTCAAGCCCGCCAACATTCTCATCGCGGCGCCGGCCTCGCAGGCCAAGCGGATCATGTTGGCCGACTTCGGGATCGCCGGGTGGGTCGGCGAAGCCAGTGGGCTGACAGCGACGAACATGACCGTCGGCACCGTGTCCTACGCGCCGCCCGAGCAGCTGATGGGCCACGACCTGGACGGAAAGGCCGATCAGTACGCCCTGGCGGCGACGGCATACCACCTGCTGACGGGCTCGCCGCCGTTTCAGCACTCCAATCCTGCCGTAGTGATCAGCCAGCATCTCAGCGCCGCACCCCCGGCGATCGGCCAGCGCCTGCCGGCATTGGCAGAGCTGGACCCGGTTTTCGCCAAGGCGCTGGCCAAAGACCCCAAGGACCGTTACCAACGCTGCATCGATTTCGCGCGGGCATTGAGCCATCGGCTGGGCGGAGTCGGCGATCCCGACGACACGCGCATCTCCCGGCCGGTGGCGGTGGCGGTGCCTGCGGCCAAGAAGTCTCTGGCGCGAGCCTCGGTCATCGTCCCCGCCGTGCTGGCGATCCTGCTGGTCGTAGCGATCGCCGTGGCGCTGCGCGAGTTCGAGCGCGCCGACGATGAACGTGTCGCACCGCCTGCGGCGACCAGTTCCAGCCGGCCCAGCCCCACGGCCGCCAAGACCTCGACAACCACGGCCACCACGACCGCGCCGACGAGCACGTCTACCAGTACGGCGGCCGCGACGACGGAATCGGTGACTCCCGCGCCGGTGGTCGTCATTGGCGCCATGTGTTCCCCGCTCGGCAGCACCGGAACCACAAAAACAGGCGCCACCGCCTACTGTTCGACCCTGCAGGGCACCAACACGACAATCTGGTCGCTCACCGAAGGCACGGTGGCAAGTCCGACGGTGAGCGCCACGCCCGATCCGACCGAGCCGCCGTTACCCATCGATCAGGATTCGCCGATACGCATCTGCATGCAGCAGACCGGCCAGACCCGCCACGAATGCCGAGAGGACATTCGCCGCAGCAACGGCTACTGA
- a CDS encoding primary-amine oxidase — protein sequence MTETIVQTFHPLDPLTESEFQQAVSVVRRDRNVTERWRFASMELAEPGKREIADFENNAVVPDRRAVIVCFDRDTNGTYKALVSLSGDRILSWTCLPGVQPNITHDEWLEAGEVLRSHPAVIAALCRRGITDLENMLVDVWAYGDALIPEAYRGRRLAWSDSWLTSPGGGNLYARHIKGFHCVIDLNTMELLDIEEGSPLEFPAVMAEYVPRHIPENLRDSSVRGALRPLEIIQPDGPSFTLRGNHLEWQNWSLRVGFNYREGMTLHTVTYNDHGRVRPIAYRMSFAEMAVPYRDHCADHYRRTAFDIGEWGLGFMTTSLERGCDCLGEIRYLDAVLHNSKGEPYTIKNAICIHEEDNAVLWKHVVCDGSAEVRRMRRLTVSFHVTVANYEYLVYWRFYQDGNIECEIRATGLMVTTNFDNGQAHASGTLVDERTYAPYHQHFLTARLDLDIDGTDNTVYTSETEMVPTGPDNPYGLSLRQRNIPLRTEEEGKQDYCWETQRAWRVVNENVTNGLGTHPSYKLVGGAAIPPMFDLRSPVLRRAEAITHTVWVTPNHPDERWPAGEFVNQSGPGLGLPAWTAANRSIENTDVVVWYTFGIHHITRPEDWPVMPADTVSFWLKPVGFFDRNPSLDVAPTAAATCHGEGGC from the coding sequence ATGACCGAGACGATCGTCCAGACTTTCCATCCGCTCGATCCGCTGACCGAGAGCGAGTTCCAGCAGGCCGTCTCCGTTGTGCGCCGTGACCGGAATGTCACTGAACGTTGGCGATTCGCCTCGATGGAGCTCGCGGAACCGGGCAAACGAGAAATCGCTGATTTCGAAAACAACGCAGTGGTGCCGGATCGACGGGCTGTCATCGTGTGCTTCGACCGTGACACAAACGGCACCTACAAGGCGCTCGTTTCCCTCTCGGGCGACCGCATTCTCTCGTGGACTTGCCTGCCGGGGGTGCAGCCCAATATCACCCATGATGAATGGCTAGAGGCGGGCGAGGTGCTCCGCAGCCATCCGGCCGTTATCGCGGCCTTGTGCCGACGCGGCATTACCGACTTGGAGAACATGCTGGTCGATGTGTGGGCCTACGGCGACGCCCTGATTCCGGAAGCGTATCGCGGCCGACGGCTCGCATGGTCGGACAGCTGGCTGACGTCGCCAGGTGGCGGGAACCTCTATGCGCGACACATCAAGGGATTTCATTGCGTTATCGACTTGAACACCATGGAATTGCTCGACATCGAGGAAGGCAGTCCGCTCGAGTTCCCGGCCGTCATGGCCGAATATGTGCCTCGGCACATCCCGGAGAATCTGCGTGATTCCAGCGTGCGGGGCGCCCTGCGGCCATTGGAGATCATTCAACCCGACGGTCCGTCGTTCACCCTGCGGGGCAATCATCTGGAATGGCAAAACTGGTCGCTGCGCGTCGGTTTCAACTATCGCGAAGGCATGACACTGCACACCGTTACCTACAACGACCACGGTCGGGTTCGCCCGATTGCCTACCGGATGTCTTTCGCCGAGATGGCGGTGCCCTACCGCGATCATTGCGCTGATCACTATCGTCGGACGGCCTTCGACATCGGCGAATGGGGGCTCGGATTCATGACAACCTCGCTGGAGAGGGGGTGCGACTGCCTGGGCGAGATCCGATATCTCGATGCGGTCTTACACAACAGCAAGGGGGAGCCATACACGATCAAGAATGCCATCTGCATCCATGAAGAAGACAACGCGGTGCTGTGGAAGCACGTCGTATGCGATGGCAGCGCCGAGGTGCGGCGCATGCGCCGGCTCACCGTCTCTTTCCACGTGACGGTGGCCAACTACGAGTACTTGGTTTACTGGCGCTTCTACCAGGATGGCAACATCGAATGCGAAATTCGTGCAACCGGTTTGATGGTGACCACGAACTTCGACAATGGTCAGGCGCACGCATCGGGCACGTTGGTCGACGAACGAACTTATGCCCCGTATCACCAACATTTTCTTACCGCGCGGCTGGATCTGGACATCGACGGCACGGACAACACCGTGTACACGAGCGAGACGGAGATGGTGCCTACGGGACCGGATAACCCCTACGGTTTGTCGTTGCGCCAGAGGAACATCCCGCTGCGCACCGAGGAAGAGGGCAAACAGGACTACTGCTGGGAGACCCAGCGGGCGTGGCGGGTGGTCAACGAGAACGTCACCAATGGGCTGGGCACCCACCCGTCGTACAAGCTCGTCGGGGGTGCGGCCATTCCGCCGATGTTTGATCTCAGGTCGCCGGTACTACGCCGGGCGGAGGCCATCACCCATACCGTATGGGTTACGCCCAATCATCCCGACGAGCGTTGGCCAGCGGGGGAGTTCGTGAACCAGAGCGGTCCGGGACTGGGGTTGCCCGCGTGGACTGCGGCCAACCGGTCGATCGAGAACACCGACGTGGTGGTGTGGTACACGTTCGGCATCCACCACATAACGCGACCGGAGGACTGGCCGGTGATGCCGGCCGACACCGTGTCTTTCTGGCTTAAGCCTGTTGGATTTTTCGACCGCAACCCGTCGTTGGATGTCGCGCCCACGGCAGCCGCAACGTGTCATGGCGAAGGTGGTTGCTGA